The sequence below is a genomic window from Selenomonas ruminantium subsp. lactilytica TAM6421.
CTTATTCCCCATCAGGAAACAGGACGTTCCAAGAGCATTGCGGACTTTAAGAAGAAACGCTATCGCTATCAATGCACGCCTTATACGGTGGAGATTGAGCGCATGGTGGAGAAATTACAATCCCTGGGCACGGAGTTTAGCGGTTCACTGGAAACCACTCAGTTTGACCGCATTCTGCGCGCCTTACGGGATTTTTTAGTGTCCGGGCAGGAACTTACATCGAAGGAACTGAATCAGACCTGGGTGGATCTGGAGCATTATTTCCATACACTGGTGCAGAATTCTTCCGATTATCTGGCCCATCTGAAGAGCGCCAAGGTGGAAGAACGGATGCAGACCACAGCCTTTGTAGTGTATAAGGATCGTTTTACCAAATATCTGCAGACTTTTGTCATTGGCCTGCAGCGGTCGGCCAAGCGGATGGAAAATCTCTTTCAGGGCAGCACGTCTGAGCAGGAGGCAGCCTTATTTTCACGGCTGACGGATTATCAGCTGTCCATTCCCCGGCTGGGGGAGGAGAAGAGCCGGGAAACCTACATGGAAGATTATCAGGAGAGTTTTCTGGTTATGCGGGAATGGTTTATGGGCAACAGTTATCGGGAAAGCGAGCTGTCAGCCCTGTCCAAGGAAACGGTGGACACCATCCGCCGCATTACGAAATTTGCCCAGCGGTTGGCGGAACAGCATCAGACCTTCCGCAGCCGCAAGGCTGAGTATATCCAATTAGCGCGTTGGTTCTCCCATCTCTCCAGCAAGGAGGAGGCGGATTGCCTCAGTGCCGTGGCCTTTGGCCCTGCCGGCGGGCGGCATTTCTATGGGGAAAGCCGGGAAATGGAGGATATGAACAGCCATATCCAGGATGAAGCGCCGACGAGGATTGAGATGAAGCCACGGGTGAGCACCTATCGGGAACGTCAGCGGCAGGTACCCATCCGGCAGTATGCTGCGGCTAAGGAAGAAGCCCGTCAGCAGCATCTGGCCCAGCAGGAAAAGCTGGCAGCGGTGATGAATGGCCTGGCCGCTGATGGCGTAATCGATTTTGCCTCGCTGCCTGTTATCAGCCGCGAGGCGCGGCAGATGCTGCTGAGCTGGGTGGCCCGTGCTTTGCAGCGCAATCCTGTGCGCACAGAACTGGGCAGCACGGTGGAACTTATCTATGACCGGCAGGCGAAAGGGCGCATTACCCTGCACTGCGAGGATGGTGAATTCTCATTGCCTCCCATGAAGTTTCGGCTGCAGAAAGGAAACGGATAACAGATGGCAATTACAGGCGGACAGGATGAACTCCGGCAGGCCGCCCAGCTGCTTGTGGAAAACCGCTGGGTAACCCGCAAGGACATGCCCGATGAATATTTACTGGTACGCCGTAACGAAAAAGCGCTGCGGCAATTTTTCCGTGACAAATGCGGCTGGCCTCTGCTGGTAACGCCGCAGTTTTACAAATTGGAGAAAATCCCCGCCAATCCCCGGTCTTTTATGGGCATAGAGGCCATGCAGAGTGTGGAGGATTATGTGCTGCTGGCCTGCGTCATGGCTTTTATGGAGGAATATGAGGCCGGCGGGCAGTTCCTGCTGGGGGATTTGGCTGAGGCATTGCTTTCCTATTATCCAGAGGATGCTTATACTCCTAAGTTGAATTGGGAATCCTACAACTGGCGCAAGTCTCTGATCCGGGTGCTGAAATATCTGGCCGATGAGGGAATCCTGCAGATTGTGGATGATGAAAGCGTGGCCTTTTTGAGTCAGGGCTATGGCAGCGATGGCAATATTGCCGGCGAGGCACTCTATGAGGTGACGACATTGGCCCGGTACTTCCTGCGGAATTTCCCCCAGGAATTGGGGGCCTATGACAGCCTGGCAGAACTGGGGGCGGCGGATTTCATGCCGGAGATTGATGAGGAGGCCACGGCTCTGCGGCAGCGGCGGCACAGGCTATATCGGGAAGTGCTCTTAAGTCCTGTGTACTATCGGGATACAGAGTCGGAAGGGGATTTCCTCTATCTGCGCAAGCGCCATGGCCGGCTGGAAGAGGCGATGCTGGAATGGTTCGGCCTCCATGTGGAACTTTATCAGGATGCCGTGATGGCGGTTTCCCATGAGCAGTCATCCTGGGTCAAGGACAGTTTCCCGGTCCGGTTCCGGGGGCTTCATGATGTGTTGTTGCATTTTGCCCATTATTGGCGAGAGGTTTCGCCACAGGTGACTTCCCTGAGCAAAACGGAATGGCAGGTGCATATGGAGAAATTGCAGGCGGCTGTGGGCCACGGCTGGACCAAGGAATACCGGGAAATGAGCGTCAAGCGACTGGCGGAGAATGTGCTGGCGGAAATGACGGCCTGGGGCATGGCCAAAGTGGCAGAGGATGGCCTGATTACATTATTGCCGGCCCTGCTGCGCTATGATGGCAGCTATCCCACAGATTATCAGCCAGGCAAGAGTGCCAAGCGGGGCAAAACGGAGGACAAGGAATGAGCGACAATCGTTGGCAGGCCTATCGGGCAGGCATTTTGAATTATTGGTATTATGATGAGGCGGAGTTTTACTTTGCCGATGGCAGGCTGCTTTTGCGGGGCAGCAACGGTTCTGGCAAGTCCGTTACCATGCAGAGCCTGATTACGGTGCTGCTGGATGGCGTGAAGAGGGCGGATCGTCTGGACAGCTTTGGTTCCAAATCCCGTACCATGGATGATTATCTGTTGGGGGAAAAGGAAATCAGCGAATACGAGGAACGTACTGGCTATCTTTATCTGGAATACAAGCGGGCAAATAGTGAGCAGTACATCACCACAGGCATTGGCCTTCATGCCCGCCGGGGCAATTCCAAGGTGGACTTTTGGGGCTTTGTGCTGCAGAATGGCCGCCGTATCGGCGAGGATCTGTCTCTCTATCATCTGACGAAGAACCCGGAAACGGGAGAAGAACAGAAGATTCCCTTGACCCGTCGGGAATTGGAAAATGCCATCGGCCAGGACGGCCGGGTGACCACGGAGCAGCGGGAATACATGGCCATGGTGAATCAGTATGTCTTTGGCTATGAGGATATCCGCAAATACGAGGAATTGATGAAGCTGCTCATTCAGCTGCGCAGTCCGAAATTATCCCGGGATTTCAAGCCCAGTGTCATCTATGAGATTTTGAATGCCTCTCTGCCTACCCTTTCGGATGAGGATTTGCGGCCTTTGGCGGAGACGCTGGAAAATATGGAAAAGACCAGGCTGGCCATCGAACAGCTCAAGCGGGAGCGGGGGGCCTTTCAGAATATCTGCCGAGCGTATACCGCCTATAATACGGCGGTGCTGGCAGAGCGGGCTTTGGCTGAGGCCGATTGCCAGAAGGCCCTCAAGCGTCTGAACAAGCAGGCGGAGGCCCAGCAGGAGGAACTGCTGGCGGCAGAAAAACAGGCGGCAGAGGCCAGTGAGCGGTTGCAGAGCCTGACGGTGGAAGAAGAAGCCCTGCGGCAGGAACAGGCCAGCCTGCAGGAGCATGAAGCCTATAAGGCTGCCGAAAGGAAAAAGGAAGCAGAATTGCAGCTGGCTAAAGAGCAGGCCGAGAAACAGCGCAAGGATGACAGCCTACTGGAAAAACGCCGGCGGGAACTGTCTCTGCAGGAGCAGATGCGGCAGGAAGAGGCTGATCTGGCCCAATTGGAAAAACAGGTGGCCGATATTCTGGAGGATTTGACGGATCTGGCGGAGCAGGCGGACTTTGACAGCCACGCCGCTTTTCAGGAGGGCTTCCAGCTGTCCTCGCCGGATTGTGAGGAGCATTTCCGCCTCTGGCGCCGGGAACGGCAGAATCAGCTGCAGAG
It includes:
- a CDS encoding TIGR02677 family protein, with amino-acid sequence MEEQDFRRIAEVSYLNTDNTWRYRSILHFCFKRHEHMQTYVYPEDIFHELKKDPHFQAYTFEQLEQDLATLVGWKNLIPHQETGRSKSIADFKKKRYRYQCTPYTVEIERMVEKLQSLGTEFSGSLETTQFDRILRALRDFLVSGQELTSKELNQTWVDLEHYFHTLVQNSSDYLAHLKSAKVEERMQTTAFVVYKDRFTKYLQTFVIGLQRSAKRMENLFQGSTSEQEAALFSRLTDYQLSIPRLGEEKSRETYMEDYQESFLVMREWFMGNSYRESELSALSKETVDTIRRITKFAQRLAEQHQTFRSRKAEYIQLARWFSHLSSKEEADCLSAVAFGPAGGRHFYGESREMEDMNSHIQDEAPTRIEMKPRVSTYRERQRQVPIRQYAAAKEEARQQHLAQQEKLAAVMNGLAADGVIDFASLPVISREARQMLLSWVARALQRNPVRTELGSTVELIYDRQAKGRITLHCEDGEFSLPPMKFRLQKGNG
- a CDS encoding TIGR02678 family protein, coding for MAITGGQDELRQAAQLLVENRWVTRKDMPDEYLLVRRNEKALRQFFRDKCGWPLLVTPQFYKLEKIPANPRSFMGIEAMQSVEDYVLLACVMAFMEEYEAGGQFLLGDLAEALLSYYPEDAYTPKLNWESYNWRKSLIRVLKYLADEGILQIVDDESVAFLSQGYGSDGNIAGEALYEVTTLARYFLRNFPQELGAYDSLAELGAADFMPEIDEEATALRQRRHRLYREVLLSPVYYRDTESEGDFLYLRKRHGRLEEAMLEWFGLHVELYQDAVMAVSHEQSSWVKDSFPVRFRGLHDVLLHFAHYWREVSPQVTSLSKTEWQVHMEKLQAAVGHGWTKEYREMSVKRLAENVLAEMTAWGMAKVAEDGLITLLPALLRYDGSYPTDYQPGKSAKRGKTEDKE